From Granulicella sp. WH15, the proteins below share one genomic window:
- the pstB gene encoding phosphate ABC transporter ATP-binding protein PstB — protein MGVGIQVEHLNAWYGTTHTLQDINLHIPANHATALIGPSGCGKSTFVRCLNRMHETNPIARATGTVKMGDVDIYSDASPVEIRRRVGMVFQRPNPFPTMSIYDNVASGLKLNGFRNRAILDETVERSLKQAALWEEVKDDLKKKSGASLSGGQQQRMCIARALAVDPEVLLMDEPASALDPVSTSKIEDLIFQLKSQYTIVIVTHNMQQAARVAENTGFFLNGKLVEFDSTHKIFTRPSDKRTEDYITGRFG, from the coding sequence ATGGGAGTTGGGATTCAAGTCGAACATTTGAACGCATGGTATGGCACGACGCATACGTTGCAGGACATCAATCTGCACATCCCGGCCAACCATGCGACGGCGCTGATCGGGCCTTCGGGCTGCGGCAAATCGACGTTTGTGCGCTGCCTGAACCGGATGCACGAGACCAACCCGATTGCGCGGGCGACGGGCACGGTGAAGATGGGCGATGTGGACATCTACAGCGACGCCTCGCCGGTGGAGATACGGCGGCGCGTGGGCATGGTGTTCCAGCGGCCCAATCCGTTTCCCACCATGTCGATCTACGACAACGTGGCCAGCGGGCTGAAGCTGAACGGCTTTCGCAACCGCGCCATTCTGGACGAGACGGTGGAGCGCTCGCTGAAGCAGGCGGCGCTGTGGGAAGAGGTCAAGGACGACCTGAAGAAGAAGTCGGGCGCGAGCCTCTCGGGCGGACAGCAGCAGAGAATGTGCATCGCGCGCGCGCTGGCGGTCGATCCCGAGGTGCTGCTGATGGACGAGCCGGCCTCGGCGCTGGACCCGGTCTCGACCTCGAAGATCGAGGACCTGATCTTCCAGCTCAAGAGCCAGTACACCATTGTGATCGTGACGCACAACATGCAGCAGGCGGCGCGCGTGGCCGAGAACACGGGCTTCTTCCTGAACGGCAAGCTGGTGGAGTTCGATTCGACGCACAAGATCTTTACGCGGCCCAGTGATAAGAGGACGGAGGACTACATCACCGGGAGGTTCGGATGA
- the pstA gene encoding phosphate ABC transporter permease PstA codes for MSTQPMAMDPKPRAPMDFSTRAMRLNTARRTFTNYFVSGLAILSTILVIAPLVAILVYLLYKGASSLNLDFFTKIPAPVGEPGGGMANSIVGSAIVLALSSVMGIPVGIAAGVYLAEFGQGKMLANAVRFTADVLNGVPSIVMGIAIYSLIVMQQKHFSAFAGGVALAIMMVPTITRTTEEMLSTVPHAIREAALGLGVPKWRTVVSVSLRTASPGIITGCMLAFARVAGETAPLLFTAFGNQFWSLKLNEPIGALPLQIYVYAISPYDEWHRLAWAGALVLIVMIMVSVTLVRVFANRGALKGSS; via the coding sequence ATGAGCACACAGCCGATGGCAATGGACCCGAAGCCCAGGGCGCCGATGGATTTCTCGACGCGAGCCATGCGTCTGAACACGGCGCGGCGTACGTTTACGAACTATTTTGTCAGCGGCCTTGCGATTCTGAGCACGATCCTGGTGATCGCGCCGCTGGTGGCGATCCTGGTGTACCTGCTGTACAAGGGCGCAAGCTCACTGAACCTCGACTTCTTCACCAAGATCCCCGCGCCGGTGGGCGAGCCGGGCGGCGGCATGGCGAACTCCATCGTGGGTTCGGCAATTGTGCTGGCGCTGTCGAGCGTGATGGGGATTCCGGTGGGCATCGCGGCGGGCGTCTATCTCGCGGAGTTCGGCCAGGGCAAGATGCTGGCGAACGCGGTGCGGTTTACGGCCGACGTGCTGAACGGCGTACCCTCCATCGTGATGGGCATTGCGATCTATTCGCTGATCGTGATGCAGCAGAAACACTTTTCGGCCTTTGCGGGTGGCGTGGCGCTGGCCATTATGATGGTGCCGACGATCACTCGCACCACCGAGGAGATGCTCTCGACGGTGCCTCATGCGATCCGCGAGGCGGCGCTGGGGCTGGGCGTGCCCAAGTGGCGCACGGTGGTTTCGGTCAGCCTGCGGACGGCTTCGCCGGGCATCATCACCGGCTGTATGCTGGCGTTCGCGCGCGTGGCGGGCGAGACGGCTCCGCTGCTGTTCACCGCCTTCGGCAACCAGTTCTGGAGCCTCAAGCTGAACGAGCCGATCGGCGCGCTGCCGCTACAGATTTACGTGTATGCCATCTCTCCCTACGATGAGTGGCACAGGCTGGCGTGGGCCGGGGCGCTGGTGCTGATTGTGATGATTATGGTTTCTGTGACGCTAGTGCGGGTGTTTGCAAACCGCGGTGCGCTGAAGGGTTCAAGCTAA
- the pstC gene encoding phosphate ABC transporter permease subunit PstC, with protein MLNSTQDATPDRMTVDPAFSKPGAIAQAPSVTNFVAPAPPVADPGPPSPIRLFLSKRGSGSVPDGIFFALMLICACSIFAIVVFIASILVVRSKLSLAAFGLKFFSSQEWDPVSGSFGALPFIYGTLATSLLALLMAVPLALGVAVFITELCPKALRAPISFLTELLAAIPSVVYGLWAVFVLVPLMRDQVGPLLSTYLGWTGFFEGANFGVGLLTASIILAIMILPIISSITRDIMMAVPNNQREAVLALGATRWEMIRIGVLRNARIGIVGAVILGLGRALGETMAVTMVIGNHPVISKSLFAPGYTLASVIANEFSEATGDLYLSALIEIGLALFLVTIVVNAIARLLVWAVTRGAPARVA; from the coding sequence ATGTTGAACTCCACTCAGGACGCGACTCCCGACCGCATGACCGTTGATCCCGCATTCTCGAAGCCCGGCGCAATCGCACAGGCGCCATCCGTAACGAACTTTGTAGCGCCTGCCCCGCCTGTTGCCGACCCAGGGCCACCGTCGCCGATCCGCCTGTTCTTGAGCAAGCGTGGCAGCGGCAGCGTTCCGGATGGGATCTTCTTCGCGCTGATGTTGATCTGCGCGTGCAGCATCTTCGCGATTGTGGTCTTTATCGCGAGCATTTTGGTCGTTCGCTCGAAGCTCTCGCTGGCGGCGTTCGGACTCAAGTTCTTCTCCAGCCAGGAGTGGGACCCGGTAAGCGGATCCTTCGGCGCTCTGCCGTTCATCTACGGCACGCTGGCCACGTCGCTGCTGGCGCTGCTGATGGCGGTGCCGCTGGCGCTGGGCGTCGCGGTGTTCATCACCGAGCTTTGCCCCAAGGCGCTGCGGGCTCCGATCTCATTTTTGACTGAGCTTCTGGCCGCGATTCCGAGCGTGGTCTACGGCCTCTGGGCTGTCTTCGTGCTGGTGCCGCTGATGCGCGACCAGGTCGGCCCGCTCCTCTCGACGTACCTCGGCTGGACGGGCTTCTTCGAGGGCGCGAACTTCGGCGTTGGCCTGCTGACCGCGAGCATCATCCTCGCTATCATGATTCTGCCGATCATCTCTTCGATCACCCGCGACATTATGATGGCGGTGCCGAACAACCAGCGTGAGGCGGTGCTGGCGCTGGGGGCCACGCGCTGGGAGATGATCCGCATCGGCGTGCTGCGCAATGCGCGCATCGGCATCGTCGGCGCGGTGATCCTCGGTCTGGGCCGTGCGCTGGGCGAGACGATGGCCGTGACGATGGTGATCGGAAATCACCCGGTCATCTCGAAGAGTCTGTTTGCGCCGGGCTACACGCTGGCCAGCGTCATCGCCAATGAGTTCTCCGAGGCCACGGGCGACCTGTACCTGAGCGCCCTGATCGAGATCGGACTGGCTCTGTTCCTGGTAACGATTGTGGTGAACGCGATTGCGCGGCTTCTGGTCTGGGCCGTAACTCGCGGCGCACCGGCGAGGGTGGCCTAA
- the pstS gene encoding phosphate ABC transporter substrate-binding protein PstS has protein sequence MKLNLIAACVLSFTAMSAVPTALAQNINGAGATFPYPIYSRWFTEYSHVHPEVKINYQSIGSGGGIRQVSEGTVDFGATDGPMTDEQLSASKVKVIHIPTVLGAVVPTYNLPGVTADLKFSQDAIAGIYLGKITKWNDPVIAKDNPGVNLPAKAILPVYRSDGSGTTYIFTDWLSKVSPEWNTRVGKATSVKWPVGIGQKGNEGIAGMVRQSPYSFGYVELIYAVTNKMQYGSVRNAAGKFVKASTEGVTAAAAAAAKNMPADYRVSITNAAGGDSYPISSFTWLLIPTKSADPAKGKALQGFLQWMLSTGEAEAAPMSYAPLPKAVADRVKQTIATVH, from the coding sequence TTGAAACTGAACCTGATTGCAGCATGTGTCCTGTCCTTTACGGCAATGAGCGCGGTGCCGACGGCGCTGGCCCAGAACATCAACGGCGCGGGAGCGACCTTCCCCTATCCGATCTACTCGCGCTGGTTCACTGAGTATAGCCATGTGCACCCGGAAGTAAAGATCAACTACCAGTCCATCGGCTCGGGCGGCGGTATCCGCCAGGTCTCCGAAGGTACGGTGGACTTCGGCGCGACCGACGGTCCGATGACCGACGAGCAGCTGAGCGCCTCGAAGGTGAAGGTAATACACATCCCGACGGTTCTGGGAGCGGTGGTTCCGACCTACAACCTGCCGGGCGTGACCGCGGACCTGAAGTTCTCGCAGGATGCGATCGCGGGCATCTACCTGGGTAAGATCACCAAGTGGAACGATCCCGTCATCGCCAAGGACAACCCGGGCGTGAACCTGCCCGCGAAGGCGATCCTGCCGGTCTACCGTTCGGACGGGTCGGGCACGACCTACATCTTCACCGACTGGCTCTCGAAGGTCAGCCCGGAGTGGAACACCCGCGTGGGCAAGGCGACCAGCGTCAAGTGGCCGGTCGGCATCGGGCAGAAGGGCAACGAGGGCATCGCCGGAATGGTGCGCCAGTCGCCCTACTCGTTCGGCTACGTCGAGCTGATCTACGCGGTGACGAACAAGATGCAGTACGGTTCGGTCCGCAACGCTGCGGGCAAGTTCGTGAAGGCTTCGACCGAGGGCGTGACGGCTGCGGCGGCCGCGGCTGCGAAGAACATGCCTGCGGACTACCGGGTGTCGATCACGAACGCCGCGGGCGGGGATTCCTACCCGATCTCGAGCTTCACCTGGCTGCTGATCCCCACCAAGTCGGCTGATCCGGCCAAGGGCAAGGCGCTCCAGGGCTTCCTCCAGTGGATGCTCTCGACCGGCGAGGCCGAGGCTGCGCCGATGAGCTACGCTCCGCTGCCGAAGGCGGTCGCCGACCGCGTGAAGCAGACGATCGCGACGGTACACTAG
- a CDS encoding histidine kinase dimerization/phospho-acceptor domain-containing protein, protein MSRSLFLNLLVRLVLAVGVVTALDWSIHRVDPAFSIFGDVLLLLAWAALVSLWTAQSLRRILRPLQEAAALLVEGRQGPLATRYRDFDGLALSLAAASGQVQRALERAVESRRELESLLDSMQDAVVGVDSAGRIQWTNRNLQGMIPSASVSGAVKIGHALVQTIRDPEVLACVRTAIEERVVNERKSTSLVPGRIFEINASPTPGGGAVAVMHDITRIEEVERTQRDFVANVSHELRTPLTSITGYVETLLDHEASLSPVARDFLRTILKNATRMNRLTEDLLVMARVEGPKQELNPAPVSAAQLVRDAVASMSGLVQENGAVLEIGPTTKCQVFADADSVMQVLGNLIENALKYGHGKGEGRTRSEEDRARVVVSAREVSEPFDAVEFSVRDFGPGIASEHLTRIFERFYRVDKTRSRESGGTGWAGHRAAHGPRARRQHPGRE, encoded by the coding sequence GTGAGTCGGAGTCTGTTCCTCAATCTGCTGGTGCGGCTGGTGCTGGCGGTCGGGGTGGTGACGGCGCTGGACTGGTCGATCCACCGGGTAGACCCTGCGTTCTCCATCTTTGGAGATGTGCTGCTGCTGCTGGCGTGGGCCGCGCTGGTCTCGCTGTGGACGGCGCAGTCGCTGCGGCGAATTCTGCGTCCGTTGCAGGAGGCGGCAGCGCTGCTGGTGGAGGGCCGCCAGGGGCCGCTGGCGACGCGCTACCGCGACTTTGACGGGCTGGCGCTCTCGCTGGCCGCGGCCTCGGGCCAGGTGCAGCGAGCGCTGGAGCGGGCAGTGGAGAGCAGGCGCGAGCTGGAGTCGCTGCTCGACAGTATGCAGGACGCAGTGGTCGGGGTCGATAGCGCCGGGCGCATCCAGTGGACCAATCGGAATCTGCAGGGGATGATCCCGAGCGCCTCGGTCTCGGGCGCGGTCAAGATCGGCCACGCGCTGGTGCAGACGATCCGAGACCCGGAGGTGCTGGCCTGCGTGCGCACGGCGATTGAGGAGCGCGTGGTCAACGAGCGCAAGTCCACGTCGCTGGTGCCGGGGCGGATCTTCGAGATCAACGCCTCGCCCACGCCGGGGGGCGGCGCGGTGGCGGTGATGCACGACATCACCCGCATCGAAGAGGTGGAGCGGACCCAACGCGACTTCGTAGCCAACGTATCGCACGAGCTGCGCACGCCGCTGACCTCGATCACCGGCTACGTGGAGACGCTGCTCGACCACGAGGCATCCCTGAGCCCCGTGGCGCGGGACTTTCTGCGCACGATCCTGAAGAACGCGACGCGGATGAACCGGCTGACCGAGGATCTGCTGGTAATGGCCCGTGTCGAGGGGCCGAAGCAGGAACTGAACCCGGCCCCGGTCTCGGCGGCGCAACTGGTGCGGGACGCGGTGGCGTCCATGAGCGGGCTGGTGCAGGAGAACGGGGCGGTACTCGAGATTGGGCCGACGACCAAGTGCCAGGTCTTTGCCGATGCGGACTCGGTGATGCAGGTGCTGGGCAACCTCATTGAGAACGCGCTGAAGTATGGGCACGGCAAGGGCGAGGGCCGGACCCGCAGCGAAGAGGACCGTGCCCGCGTGGTGGTGAGCGCGCGTGAGGTCTCCGAGCCTTTTGACGCCGTGGAGTTCAGCGTGCGGGACTTCGGGCCGGGAATCGCCTCCGAGCACCTGACCCGGATCTTCGAGCGTTTCTACCGAGTGGATAAGACGCGGTCGCGGGAGTCGGGCGGCACCGGCTGGGCTGGCCATCGCGCGGCACATGGTCCACGCGCAAGGCGGCAGCATCCGGGCCGAGAGTGA
- a CDS encoding response regulator transcription factor → MSQTIFLLEDEADISRLVQYHLEGAGYTVRPYLAIGSIVADAEKQPPALFLLDIMVPGGDGMDLCRRLRQNPKLSIVPIIFLTARAAENDRVHGLELGADDYITKPFATRELVARVKAVLRRFERPTAPSVISFEDVEIDASAMQLRVKGELVTTTATEFRLLDYLARHPGRVFSRDHLLDAVWGDARFVTPRSVDVYVRRIREKIEEDAETPRYLKTMRGAGYRFEIPKVTAQAS, encoded by the coding sequence TTGAGTCAGACGATATTCCTGCTGGAAGATGAGGCAGACATCTCCCGCCTGGTGCAGTACCACCTGGAGGGTGCTGGATACACGGTTCGTCCTTACCTGGCGATCGGGTCGATCGTAGCCGATGCCGAGAAGCAGCCACCTGCTCTATTTCTTCTGGACATCATGGTCCCGGGCGGAGACGGCATGGATCTCTGCCGCAGGCTGCGGCAGAACCCCAAGCTGAGCATCGTACCCATCATCTTTCTGACGGCGCGCGCCGCCGAGAACGACCGGGTTCACGGGCTGGAGCTGGGTGCCGACGACTATATTACGAAGCCGTTTGCGACGCGCGAGCTGGTAGCCCGGGTCAAAGCGGTTCTGCGCCGGTTCGAGCGGCCAACCGCGCCCTCGGTCATCAGCTTCGAGGACGTCGAGATCGACGCCAGCGCGATGCAACTGCGCGTCAAGGGTGAGCTGGTGACGACGACGGCGACCGAGTTCCGTCTGCTGGACTACCTGGCCCGGCATCCGGGGCGGGTCTTCAGCCGCGATCACCTGCTGGATGCGGTGTGGGGCGATGCGCGGTTCGTAACGCCGCGGTCGGTGGATGTGTATGTCCGGCGTATTCGCGAGAAGATCGAAGAAGATGCGGAGACGCCGCGCTATCTGAAGACGATGCGCGGAGCCGGATACCGGTTCGAGATTCCCAAGGTGACTGCGCAGGCCTCGTAG
- a CDS encoding response regulator: MSRTPPLILCVDDETVGLQVRRMLLERAGYRVLTALDGVLGLEIFAREPIQAVVLDYSMPGMSGAEVAMRMRHTKPEVPILLLSAYVDLPADVKEVVNVCMTKGEGAPVLLEKLSRLVLNPADTIQSESL, encoded by the coding sequence ATGTCGAGAACACCCCCCCTAATTCTGTGCGTGGACGATGAGACTGTAGGGCTCCAGGTGCGTCGTATGCTCCTCGAGCGCGCCGGTTATCGCGTCCTCACCGCGCTCGACGGGGTGCTCGGCCTCGAGATCTTCGCCCGCGAGCCGATCCAGGCCGTGGTACTGGACTACTCGATGCCCGGCATGAGCGGCGCCGAGGTGGCCATGCGGATGCGCCACACCAAGCCCGAGGTCCCCATCCTGCTGCTCTCCGCCTACGTTGACCTGCCCGCCGACGTCAAAGAGGTTGTGAACGTCTGCATGACCAAGGGCGAGGGTGCCCCCGTGCTGCTGGAGAAGCTGAGCCGTCTGGTTCTCAATCCTGCCGACACCATACAGTCGGAATCCCTATAG
- a CDS encoding ATP-binding protein encodes MNLRQFHHILRLVLIVPVVSLIFMAAVIFWQMKIAHDTVALIQASSAEIAQTIFIERLIVDEESGLRGYQITGDPAFLQSYLDAQPQIEHNLELLEKSAKTEARPKPREEQLQRIEAVRVAQATWEHGFAEPLIATVKAGGHTDDVELNLLGRKEMNDLRAALAGIVHAAQQSRITRTESWHTQARRTFLALGVLTLLAGLLIGIFMRQLLHRVTDAYSQTLSVLQTRIEETFRSEEKLRTTLASIGDGVITCDLDARIESMNAMAEQLTGWTQEEAHLQSLETVFRILSETTREPLEDPLELMRRSHDVVRLPGNTILIRKDGTEIMIDDSGAPIRDRGGRLIGFVLVFRDVTMARKSQAALIANEKLAVSGRLAATIAHEIHNPLDSVSNLLFLMDGVASPEESAQFLLLAKQEIARVTQISRAMLSLYRESRTPVAIDLREMLESILLLMERRFTDLGVVVALDVPKETIIHGFPAELRQVFTNLLANAAEAAGQQQDQAGSVQVTATPSPAGTKPLSTRLPGFIVTVADNGSGIPEEVRRHLFQPFFTTKGERGTGLGLWVSQGIVTRHGGEIEIESDIAPDSHGTAVHVFLASDPEIQPVPTEMESD; translated from the coding sequence TTGAATCTCAGGCAGTTCCACCACATCCTCCGGCTCGTCCTGATCGTTCCCGTCGTCTCCCTGATCTTTATGGCTGCGGTTATCTTCTGGCAGATGAAGATCGCCCACGATACGGTCGCGCTCATCCAGGCCTCCAGCGCCGAGATCGCCCAGACCATCTTCATCGAGCGGCTCATCGTCGATGAGGAGTCCGGCCTGCGCGGCTACCAGATCACCGGCGACCCGGCCTTTCTACAGTCTTATCTGGACGCGCAGCCGCAGATCGAGCACAACCTCGAGCTTCTCGAAAAGAGCGCCAAGACCGAGGCCCGCCCCAAGCCGCGGGAGGAGCAGTTGCAGCGGATCGAAGCCGTCCGCGTCGCCCAGGCCACCTGGGAGCACGGCTTTGCCGAGCCCCTGATCGCCACCGTGAAGGCCGGGGGGCACACCGACGACGTCGAGCTGAACCTGCTGGGCCGCAAGGAGATGAACGACCTCCGCGCCGCGCTGGCCGGCATCGTCCACGCCGCGCAGCAGAGCCGCATCACCCGGACCGAGAGCTGGCACACCCAGGCACGCCGCACCTTTCTCGCTCTCGGCGTACTCACGCTGCTGGCCGGACTGCTCATCGGCATCTTCATGCGGCAGTTGCTGCACCGCGTCACCGATGCCTACAGCCAGACCCTCAGCGTGCTGCAGACGCGCATCGAGGAGACCTTCCGCTCCGAGGAGAAGCTGCGCACCACGCTGGCCTCCATCGGCGACGGCGTCATCACCTGCGACCTCGACGCCCGCATCGAGTCCATGAACGCGATGGCCGAGCAGTTGACCGGATGGACCCAGGAGGAGGCCCACCTCCAGTCGCTCGAAACCGTCTTCCGCATCCTCTCCGAGACCACGCGCGAGCCGCTCGAAGACCCGCTGGAGCTGATGCGCAGGAGCCATGACGTGGTGCGGCTGCCCGGCAACACCATCCTCATCCGCAAGGACGGTACCGAGATCATGATCGACGACTCGGGCGCGCCGATCCGCGACCGTGGCGGCCGCCTGATCGGGTTTGTGCTGGTCTTCCGCGACGTCACCATGGCCCGCAAGTCGCAGGCCGCGCTCATTGCCAACGAAAAGCTGGCCGTCTCGGGGCGGCTCGCGGCCACCATCGCGCACGAGATCCACAACCCGCTGGACTCGGTCTCGAACCTGCTCTTCCTCATGGACGGGGTAGCCAGCCCGGAGGAGTCGGCGCAGTTTCTGCTGCTGGCCAAGCAGGAGATCGCCCGCGTCACCCAGATCAGCCGCGCCATGCTCAGCCTCTACCGCGAGTCGCGCACGCCGGTCGCCATCGACCTGCGCGAGATGCTGGAGTCCATCCTGCTGCTGATGGAGCGCCGCTTCACCGACCTCGGGGTCGTAGTCGCACTCGATGTGCCGAAGGAGACCATCATCCACGGCTTCCCCGCCGAGCTGCGCCAGGTCTTCACCAACCTGCTGGCCAACGCCGCCGAGGCAGCCGGGCAGCAGCAGGACCAAGCCGGGAGCGTGCAGGTGACGGCCACGCCCAGCCCGGCCGGTACGAAGCCGCTCAGCACGCGTCTGCCGGGCTTTATCGTTACGGTGGCGGATAACGGCTCGGGCATCCCCGAGGAGGTTCGCCGCCACCTCTTCCAGCCCTTCTTCACGACCAAGGGCGAACGCGGCACCGGCCTCGGGCTGTGGGTCAGCCAGGGCATCGTCACACGGCATGGAGGGGAGATCGAGATTGAGAGCGATATCGCTCCCGACAGCCACGGCACCGCGGTCCACGTCTTCCTGGCCAGCGATCCGGAGATTCAGCCCGTACCGACGGAGATGGAGTCGGATTAG
- a CDS encoding GntG family PLP-dependent aldolase yields the protein METMAHLIDLRSDTVTKPTPAMRHAMATAEVGDDVYSEDPTINRLEARAAEIMGREAAIFVPTGTMGNQIGVRLHTQHGKEVICEARSHILDWEMAMVAAFAGCQCRTVAGERGILTWEKIKAAIAPVIYYKAQTALICLENTHNMAGGTVTPLANLKEIWAGAKAAGLPVHLDGARVFNAAAAAGVSVEELTSGFDTVMFCLSKGLGAPVGSMLVGTKDQIAEARIHRKALGGGMRQAGILAAAGLIALEEMPKRLHEDHENARLLAEAVAGQESAEIDLEAVQTNIVIFQLKDKGDAPAFVAGLKERGVLASAIGPHSVRFVTHYDVSREDCAAAAEMVKQALGALVPAAV from the coding sequence ATGGAAACGATGGCACACTTGATTGACCTGCGCAGCGACACCGTAACCAAGCCCACACCCGCCATGCGCCACGCCATGGCCACCGCCGAGGTGGGCGACGACGTCTACAGCGAAGACCCGACCATCAACCGGCTCGAAGCCCGCGCCGCTGAGATCATGGGTCGCGAGGCCGCCATCTTCGTCCCCACCGGGACTATGGGCAACCAGATCGGCGTGCGGCTGCACACGCAGCACGGCAAAGAGGTCATTTGCGAGGCGCGCTCGCACATCCTCGACTGGGAGATGGCGATGGTCGCGGCCTTCGCGGGCTGCCAGTGCCGCACCGTCGCGGGCGAGCGCGGGATTCTGACGTGGGAGAAGATCAAGGCAGCCATCGCGCCGGTCATCTACTACAAAGCGCAGACGGCGCTGATCTGCCTCGAGAACACGCACAACATGGCCGGAGGCACGGTCACTCCGCTGGCGAACCTGAAGGAGATATGGGCCGGGGCGAAGGCCGCTGGACTGCCCGTTCATCTCGACGGCGCTCGCGTCTTTAACGCTGCCGCTGCCGCAGGTGTTTCGGTGGAAGAGCTGACCAGCGGTTTCGACACGGTGATGTTCTGCCTCTCGAAGGGCCTGGGTGCTCCGGTGGGGTCGATGCTGGTGGGGACGAAGGATCAGATCGCCGAGGCTCGCATACATCGCAAGGCGCTGGGCGGCGGAATGAGGCAGGCAGGAATCCTGGCGGCGGCGGGGCTGATCGCGCTCGAGGAGATGCCGAAGCGGCTGCATGAGGACCACGAGAACGCCCGGCTGTTGGCCGAGGCGGTTGCCGGTCAGGAGAGCGCGGAGATCGACCTTGAAGCCGTGCAGACTAATATCGTCATCTTCCAGTTGAAGGATAAGGGCGATGCTCCGGCCTTTGTGGCTGGGCTGAAGGAGCGCGGCGTTCTGGCCAGCGCGATCGGGCCGCACTCGGTGAGGTTTGTGACCCACTACGATGTCTCGCGCGAGGACTGCGCGGCGGCAGCTGAGATGGTGAAGCAGGCTCTGGGGGCGCTGGTTCCAGCGGCTGTTTAG
- the hemW gene encoding radical SAM family heme chaperone HemW, with protein MRESTGVYISIPFCKAKCSFCNFASGVFAADRIAGYVDRLCAEIAGARASAARLGAELPEHVDTVYFGGGTPSLLEPRVVERIFAALRGEFTVAADAEITVECAPGQLEEATLEQYQREGMNRVSFGVQSFIDRESASVGRLHTGVECLAEMERMRRAGVGQRSLDLIVGLPHQTVASWRYSVDEALASGAEHVSVYMLEVDEDSRLGRELLASGDRYRAGAVPDEDSCADWYAEAVGWLGDGGVAQYEISNFARTGCRSRHNIKYWQRKPYIGFGLDAHSMLRSATDPMGAVRWANPDEMEGYLGLGDGLAARALPGVIVDRIGRREAFEETLFLGLRMNSGVELERLRADFGALVDEISPSLAEVQEAGLLTQEDGCLRLTSAGRMVSNEVFGRLLLEPVA; from the coding sequence ATGCGCGAGTCCACCGGCGTCTATATCTCGATCCCGTTCTGCAAGGCCAAGTGCAGCTTCTGCAACTTCGCCTCGGGCGTCTTCGCGGCGGACCGGATCGCGGGCTATGTGGATCGGCTCTGCGCGGAGATTGCCGGGGCGCGTGCCTCGGCTGCGCGGCTGGGCGCGGAGCTGCCGGAGCACGTGGATACGGTCTACTTCGGCGGCGGAACCCCCAGCCTGCTGGAGCCTCGGGTGGTCGAGCGGATCTTTGCCGCGCTGCGTGGCGAGTTTACGGTTGCCGCCGACGCTGAGATCACGGTGGAGTGCGCTCCGGGGCAGCTTGAGGAGGCTACGCTCGAGCAGTATCAGCGCGAGGGGATGAACCGCGTGAGCTTTGGGGTGCAGAGCTTTATCGACCGCGAGAGCGCCTCCGTGGGGCGTCTGCACACAGGGGTCGAGTGCCTGGCGGAGATGGAGCGGATGCGGAGAGCCGGGGTCGGACAGCGCAGCCTCGACCTGATCGTCGGCCTGCCGCACCAGACGGTGGCCAGTTGGCGGTACTCGGTGGACGAGGCGCTGGCCAGCGGCGCGGAGCACGTCAGCGTCTATATGCTGGAGGTGGATGAGGACTCGCGCCTGGGGCGGGAGCTGCTGGCCTCGGGCGACCGCTACCGGGCCGGAGCGGTGCCGGACGAGGACTCCTGCGCCGATTGGTACGCCGAGGCCGTCGGGTGGCTGGGTGATGGTGGCGTCGCGCAGTACGAGATATCGAACTTCGCCCGGACGGGTTGCCGGTCGCGCCACAATATCAAGTACTGGCAGCGGAAGCCGTACATCGGCTTCGGATTGGATGCGCACTCGATGCTGCGCTCGGCCACAGACCCGATGGGCGCGGTGCGGTGGGCGAACCCGGACGAGATGGAGGGTTATCTTGGGCTTGGCGATGGGCTGGCTGCTCGTGCCCTTCCGGGGGTGATTGTGGACCGCATCGGTCGTCGAGAAGCTTTTGAGGAGACGCTCTTTCTTGGGCTGCGGATGAACTCCGGGGTAGAACTGGAGCGGCTGCGGGCTGACTTCGGGGCGCTGGTCGATGAGATTAGTCCGTCTCTGGCTGAGGTGCAGGAGGCTGGGTTGCTCACGCAGGAGGACGGCTGTTTGAGGCTTACTTCGGCGGGGCGCATGGTCTCGAATGAGGTCTTTGGGCGGCTATTGCTGGAGCCTGTCGCTTAG